One segment of Gordonia terrae DNA contains the following:
- a CDS encoding NAD(P)H-quinone oxidoreductase: MRAVTVREFGGPEVLQISELPDPTPASGEVLLGVAATAVNKGDTHQRVGNYPPPPGVTDVMGLECSGTVLAVGDDVTRWKPGDEVCALVAGGGYADRAVVPAGQVMPVPAGVDLISAAALPEAAATVWSNVFMESAMKPGETILVHGGAGGIGSFAISLAAARGHRVFATAGSPGKVATCLDLGADVGIDYRDEDFVGVVKEATGGRGVDVILDNMGASYLDRNLKTLATGGRLAIIGMQGGTRGDLNIGRLLVKRARVIATSLRPRPLAEKAAICSQLVEQVWPLYASGAIKPVIDCVMPLADVARAHERLEASSHTGKIVLVP, translated from the coding sequence ATGCGAGCCGTGACCGTCCGAGAGTTCGGGGGGCCCGAGGTCCTCCAGATCAGCGAGCTGCCCGACCCGACCCCCGCCTCCGGTGAAGTACTCCTGGGCGTGGCGGCCACGGCCGTCAACAAGGGCGACACCCATCAGCGGGTCGGGAACTATCCGCCGCCACCAGGAGTCACCGACGTGATGGGCCTCGAGTGCAGCGGCACCGTCCTCGCGGTGGGCGACGACGTCACGCGGTGGAAACCGGGCGACGAGGTGTGTGCTCTCGTCGCCGGCGGCGGGTACGCGGACCGGGCGGTCGTACCCGCGGGCCAAGTGATGCCGGTACCCGCAGGCGTGGACCTGATCTCGGCTGCGGCTCTGCCCGAGGCCGCGGCCACCGTGTGGTCGAACGTCTTCATGGAGTCCGCAATGAAACCCGGTGAGACCATCCTCGTCCACGGCGGCGCCGGCGGGATCGGCTCATTCGCCATCAGCCTGGCCGCCGCGCGCGGCCATCGCGTGTTCGCCACGGCAGGCAGTCCCGGCAAGGTCGCCACATGCCTGGACCTCGGCGCGGACGTGGGGATCGACTACCGCGACGAGGACTTCGTCGGAGTGGTGAAAGAAGCCACCGGAGGCAGGGGCGTCGACGTGATCCTGGACAACATGGGTGCGTCGTACCTGGATCGAAATCTGAAGACACTGGCAACCGGCGGACGACTCGCGATCATCGGAATGCAAGGTGGCACAAGGGGTGACCTGAACATCGGCCGACTGCTGGTCAAGCGCGCACGAGTCATCGCCACCTCGCTCCGGCCCCGACCACTCGCCGAGAAGGCGGCGATCTGCTCCCAACTGGTCGAGCAGGTGTGGCCGCTCTACGCATCAGGCGCCATCAAGCCTGTCATCGACTGCGTGATGCCGCTGGCCGATGTCGCGCGTGCCCACGAACGGCTAGAAGCGAGTAGTCACACCGGCAAGATCGTGCTGGTGCCCTGA
- a CDS encoding SDR family NAD(P)-dependent oxidoreductase — protein sequence MTHTGHRSEMDGRVAIVTGGGSGMGAATARLLASSGARVLIADLDVDRGQATVDEISAGGGIASFTRVDVSNEDDVANMVAVATDQWGRLDCAVNNAAMPPDSAPIVDLDIATFDRIVAVNLRAVALCLKHELRQMVSQKSGSIVNLGSVSSVKARAHNPAYVATKHGVVGLTKTAALEHGRDQIRVNAVLPGGIDTPMIRAARAASGVTPPDEFGLSLFGRLGTPDEIAEACLWLCSDRSSYVTGHSLAVDAGYLAR from the coding sequence ATGACACACACCGGACACCGATCCGAGATGGACGGTCGCGTCGCGATCGTCACCGGCGGAGGTTCTGGAATGGGCGCCGCGACTGCCCGGCTTCTCGCCTCTTCCGGGGCGCGGGTCCTCATAGCCGACCTCGACGTAGACCGAGGGCAGGCGACAGTCGACGAGATCTCGGCCGGGGGCGGGATTGCGTCTTTCACACGCGTCGACGTGTCGAATGAGGACGACGTCGCGAACATGGTTGCCGTTGCGACTGACCAGTGGGGCCGGCTCGACTGCGCCGTGAACAACGCCGCCATGCCCCCCGACTCGGCGCCGATCGTCGATCTCGACATCGCGACGTTCGACCGTATCGTCGCGGTGAACCTCCGGGCAGTCGCTCTGTGCCTCAAACATGAGCTACGACAGATGGTCTCGCAGAAATCCGGATCGATCGTGAACCTCGGCTCGGTCAGCTCGGTGAAAGCGCGCGCACACAATCCGGCCTACGTCGCGACCAAGCACGGCGTCGTGGGCTTGACCAAGACCGCCGCGCTCGAGCACGGCCGGGATCAGATCCGCGTCAACGCGGTTCTACCCGGCGGCATCGACACGCCGATGATTCGCGCCGCGCGAGCGGCGTCGGGAGTCACGCCTCCCGACGAATTCGGCCTCAGCCTGTTCGGGCGCCTGGGCACTCCGGACGAGATCGCCGAGGCCTGCTTGTGGCTGTGTTCGGACCGATCGTCATACGTGACCGGGCATTCCCTGGCGGTCGACGCCGGGTACCTCGCCCGCTGA
- a CDS encoding ABC transporter ATP-binding protein: MTTVTPNTRKSGKHMSEAVRAADPVAEPRVSFTNIRQVFELPKQSKKDTSAASTVVALDNVTLEIPDGQFVALVGASGCGKTTLMNMVAGLVKPTHGTVKVNGEAPRLPNLDIGYMFARDALLPWRSARRSVELPLEVRGWDRQRRRERADEMLDLVGLRDKHTQYRNQLSQGMRQRVALARTLASDPSILLMDEPFAALDARTKLTLEGEFLRIWENGGDERKTVIFVTHDLDEAVLLADRVVIMLPRPGRIAEDIIVDLPRPRADHLGEVRYTEEFREITQNLFDSLEGAIASTAPDAVNER, from the coding sequence ATGACCACTGTCACGCCGAACACACGAAAGAGCGGCAAGCACATGAGCGAAGCGGTACGTGCCGCTGATCCCGTCGCCGAGCCCCGGGTCAGCTTCACCAACATTCGGCAGGTGTTCGAACTGCCGAAGCAATCGAAGAAAGACACCTCCGCAGCGTCGACCGTTGTTGCGCTCGACAACGTGACGTTGGAGATCCCTGACGGCCAGTTCGTGGCGTTGGTGGGGGCCAGTGGCTGTGGAAAGACGACGCTGATGAACATGGTCGCGGGTTTGGTGAAACCCACGCATGGGACCGTCAAGGTGAACGGGGAAGCTCCCCGTCTCCCCAACCTGGACATCGGGTACATGTTCGCTCGAGATGCCCTGCTGCCGTGGCGAAGTGCTCGTCGCAGTGTGGAACTGCCACTCGAGGTTCGCGGTTGGGATCGGCAACGTCGCCGGGAACGCGCCGACGAGATGCTCGACCTCGTCGGCCTGCGTGACAAGCACACGCAGTACCGAAACCAGCTCTCACAGGGGATGCGCCAGCGCGTCGCGCTCGCCAGGACGCTGGCCTCCGATCCGTCGATCCTGTTGATGGACGAGCCCTTTGCCGCACTCGACGCGCGGACCAAGCTCACGCTCGAAGGAGAGTTTCTTCGAATCTGGGAGAACGGTGGGGATGAACGCAAGACGGTCATCTTCGTCACCCATGATCTGGACGAAGCTGTCCTGCTGGCCGACCGGGTGGTGATCATGCTGCCCCGTCCGGGACGTATCGCCGAGGACATCATCGTCGATCTACCTCGCCCCCGTGCGGACCATCTCGGTGAGGTCCGTTACACGGAGGAGTTCCGTGAGATCACTCAGAATCTCTTCGACAGCCTCGAAGGCGCGATCGCCTCGACTGCACCTGACGCGGTGAATGAGCGATGA
- a CDS encoding ABC transporter substrate-binding protein, translating to MSWKKLTALVGTAAVAVGIAACGSGGSSGDAGAMQVMMFPSVAYRLPVIVAQEKGFFADEGVSINVIAQPNNLQGIQALEATKSQAGMMGTSTFAQGIQAGSQVQAFCGGIDVTQSSIVASADSPLPSVSEGASPDQVFDAIKGRKVGAQTPVGSGFQVMLEDALTEGGATDLTWVNVGGSNSVTQASLQNGSVDVAQSSPSGTQQLVGTGVAKELIYLPDHSELYGQMYGSPWVGPTAWLQDNAETAKGFCDATATALDYIKDPANRDEVRQISMKDSGITDEKVADAVLATYDRGYSADLSTDVIQRTFDKYVELGIVKPEPRLDASTLVNTVGR from the coding sequence ATGAGCTGGAAAAAACTGACGGCGCTCGTCGGCACCGCAGCGGTAGCCGTTGGCATCGCCGCATGCGGAAGCGGCGGCAGTTCGGGAGACGCAGGGGCCATGCAGGTCATGATGTTCCCGAGCGTCGCCTACCGCCTTCCGGTGATTGTGGCCCAGGAGAAGGGCTTCTTCGCTGACGAGGGCGTGAGCATCAATGTGATCGCGCAGCCCAACAATCTGCAGGGCATCCAGGCGCTCGAGGCGACCAAATCCCAAGCCGGCATGATGGGCACTTCGACTTTCGCGCAGGGCATCCAGGCCGGCAGCCAGGTGCAGGCGTTCTGCGGTGGAATCGATGTCACGCAGTCCTCGATCGTCGCATCGGCAGACTCCCCGTTGCCGTCGGTGTCCGAAGGGGCATCTCCGGATCAGGTCTTCGACGCGATCAAGGGCCGCAAGGTCGGCGCACAGACTCCGGTCGGCAGTGGTTTCCAGGTCATGCTCGAGGACGCGCTGACCGAAGGCGGCGCGACGGACCTGACCTGGGTCAATGTCGGCGGCAGTAACTCGGTCACGCAGGCATCGCTGCAGAACGGCAGCGTCGATGTCGCGCAGTCGAGTCCGTCGGGAACGCAGCAGTTGGTCGGAACCGGCGTGGCCAAAGAGCTGATCTACCTGCCCGATCACAGCGAACTCTATGGCCAGATGTACGGCAGCCCGTGGGTCGGCCCGACCGCCTGGCTCCAGGACAACGCGGAGACCGCCAAGGGGTTCTGTGACGCGACGGCCACCGCCCTCGACTACATCAAGGATCCGGCCAACCGAGACGAGGTCCGGCAGATATCGATGAAGGACAGCGGGATCACCGACGAGAAGGTCGCTGATGCAGTCCTGGCAACTTACGATCGGGGCTACTCGGCCGACCTGTCGACAGATGTCATCCAGCGGACGTTCGACAAATACGTCGAACTCGGCATCGTGAAGCCCGAGCCCCGGCTCGACGCCTCGACTCTCGTGAACACGGTCGGACGTTGA
- a CDS encoding ABC transporter permease, whose protein sequence is MKHRLAVTAIQVAVVATFLALWEWASRTEVIDPLLFGRPSQVWTAFFDYVPSPEGLASLSATFQAVALAFVIGSVLGTVCGFILGLSSWANDIFGPFLVPLNSIPRIALAPMFIAWFGLTMNAKVFLAVTIVFFILAENARSAVQSVDTDLMTMARVVGLKGPALVWKVVLPSAVPTMFAGLRLTFTYSLLGVIASEMIAATNGIGQDIVLFSSGYQINTVFAIIIELVIIAVFVNAVFQYTERRLLRWQD, encoded by the coding sequence ATGAAGCACCGCTTGGCGGTCACGGCGATCCAGGTCGCCGTGGTCGCGACCTTCCTCGCGCTGTGGGAGTGGGCGTCTCGGACCGAGGTGATCGACCCGCTGCTGTTCGGACGACCCAGCCAGGTGTGGACCGCGTTCTTCGACTATGTCCCGTCGCCCGAGGGCTTGGCGTCGCTGAGCGCGACCTTCCAGGCGGTTGCCCTGGCCTTCGTGATCGGGTCCGTTCTCGGTACCGTGTGTGGCTTCATTCTCGGGCTCAGCAGCTGGGCCAACGACATCTTCGGTCCGTTCTTGGTGCCGCTCAACAGCATTCCGCGCATCGCGCTGGCACCGATGTTCATCGCCTGGTTCGGACTGACGATGAACGCGAAGGTGTTCCTCGCCGTGACGATCGTGTTCTTCATCCTCGCTGAGAACGCCAGGTCGGCGGTCCAGTCGGTCGACACCGATCTCATGACGATGGCGCGGGTGGTCGGTCTCAAGGGCCCGGCGCTGGTCTGGAAGGTCGTCCTGCCGTCCGCGGTGCCGACCATGTTCGCAGGTCTCCGCCTGACCTTCACGTATTCGCTGCTCGGTGTCATCGCCTCGGAGATGATCGCCGCGACGAACGGTATCGGTCAGGACATAGTCCTGTTCTCCTCGGGTTACCAGATCAACACTGTGTTCGCGATCATCATCGAGCTGGTGATCATCGCGGTGTTCGTCAACGCGGTCTTCCAGTACACCGAGCGTCGGCTCCTGCGCTGGCAGGACTGA
- a CDS encoding UGSC family (seleno)protein: MPVIYDPAASDPVDVVDYTLKADVTQAGLRVGLVSNGFPDAGTLLSAVGRLLEEKLDRPVIRLFERDDPTITVSEEMLEDVRNSDIVVTALGQCGSCTSSTVRDAAAIAKLGIPSVALVSYKFLELAQFIADSARMPDVPRVPLPHPVSGTGVENIERIAAGAVHEVIGVLAGQPLPVGVGH; this comes from the coding sequence ATGCCAGTCATCTACGATCCTGCGGCGTCCGACCCCGTCGACGTCGTCGACTACACACTCAAAGCGGATGTGACACAGGCCGGCCTGCGGGTTGGTCTGGTCTCGAACGGCTTCCCGGACGCCGGAACGCTGCTGTCCGCGGTCGGGCGGCTACTCGAAGAGAAGCTCGACCGCCCGGTGATCCGACTCTTCGAGCGAGACGACCCGACGATCACCGTGAGCGAGGAGATGCTGGAGGACGTGCGGAACTCCGACATCGTCGTGACGGCGTTGGGGCAGTGCGGTTCCTGTACCTCCAGCACCGTGCGGGATGCTGCGGCGATCGCGAAACTGGGCATACCGTCCGTGGCCCTCGTGTCCTACAAGTTCCTCGAGCTCGCACAGTTCATCGCCGATTCGGCCAGAATGCCTGACGTGCCACGGGTGCCGCTCCCACACCCTGTCTCCGGCACCGGCGTCGAGAACATCGAACGCATCGCGGCCGGAGCGGTCCACGAGGTGATCGGCGTGCTCGCCGGACAGCCGCTTCCCGTCGGAGTGGGGCACTGA
- a CDS encoding alpha-hydroxy acid oxidase, which yields MKIGPFDVVPTRRDARLDIADYRAAARRRLPRPVWAYVENGADDGRTTAANAWAWSRWNVRQRVLAGVPSVDTATTVVGDDLGLPILLAPVGLAGAVGGAGDLAAVEAAERVSTRAILSTGSTHSLEEVGRSATSAGWFQLYPWGDRNLTGSLIDRARAAGFGTLVVTVDVPVVGNRLGERRFGMNSEPWLSPAVALHYAARPRWLLAAARHRRFSLANLSAAGDDGGIAESVRRHAIAMRPDLSWDDLAWMRARWDGPVVVKGVLDGEDAARAVDSGAEGVIVSNHGGRQLAGTLPTARALVDIVDRVGCDVDVLVDGGIRSGSDVVVALALGARAVLIGRPWLYGLAVGGVDGVSGVLDILDSETRRTAHLMGVSSLRDLSRSHLACVEGEVGDLWW from the coding sequence ATGAAGATAGGACCGTTTGATGTCGTACCCACGCGCCGCGACGCGCGGTTGGACATCGCCGATTATCGGGCCGCTGCGCGTCGTCGTCTACCCCGACCGGTGTGGGCTTACGTGGAGAACGGCGCGGACGACGGTCGAACCACTGCCGCGAACGCGTGGGCGTGGAGTCGATGGAATGTGCGACAACGCGTGCTGGCCGGAGTGCCGTCAGTCGACACCGCCACCACGGTGGTCGGTGATGACCTGGGGCTTCCGATTCTGCTTGCGCCCGTGGGTCTTGCGGGGGCTGTGGGAGGCGCCGGTGATCTCGCAGCCGTCGAAGCGGCCGAACGTGTTTCGACGCGCGCGATCCTGAGCACCGGGTCAACCCACTCGCTCGAGGAAGTCGGCCGGTCGGCTACCTCGGCCGGTTGGTTCCAGCTCTATCCCTGGGGCGACCGGAATCTGACCGGGTCACTCATCGATCGGGCTCGCGCCGCCGGGTTCGGCACCCTCGTCGTCACCGTGGATGTTCCTGTCGTCGGTAATCGATTGGGGGAGAGGCGCTTCGGTATGAATTCGGAACCATGGCTGTCGCCGGCCGTCGCTCTGCACTATGCCGCTCGTCCCCGCTGGCTCCTCGCAGCAGCCCGGCACCGGCGGTTCAGCCTGGCGAACCTGTCTGCTGCCGGCGACGACGGTGGGATCGCCGAGTCGGTTCGTCGCCACGCGATCGCGATGCGCCCCGACCTGTCCTGGGACGACCTGGCGTGGATGCGTGCCCGCTGGGACGGGCCCGTCGTGGTCAAGGGCGTCCTGGACGGGGAAGATGCCGCTCGCGCAGTCGACAGTGGTGCCGAGGGGGTGATCGTCTCCAACCACGGTGGTCGACAACTTGCCGGAACCCTGCCCACGGCTCGGGCGCTGGTCGACATCGTCGACCGGGTGGGGTGTGACGTAGACGTTCTCGTTGACGGTGGAATCCGTTCGGGCTCAGACGTTGTCGTCGCATTGGCGCTGGGGGCGCGGGCCGTCCTGATCGGTCGTCCCTGGCTGTACGGGTTGGCTGTGGGAGGCGTCGACGGTGTGTCCGGCGTACTCGACATACTCGATTCCGAGACGCGGCGCACCGCCCACCTGATGGGTGTGAGCTCACTTCGCGACTTGTCTCGCAGTCACCTTGCCTGTGTCGAAGGTGAGGTGGGAGATCTCTGGTGGTGA
- a CDS encoding aldehyde dehydrogenase family protein has translation MTATGHHRSSVDGTEVDARAAAFLSAGTIPHVIEGERRMSRVGGERPIMNPSTGNQIGVVADGDADDLDDAVRSARAAFEDGRWRLLAPREKEERLHRLADLIAEQREVTGDLDGLDAGIVRKYASFVSQASINALRYYAGWPTKISGHMPPVGPDYTVTERIEPIGVMGVIKPWNGPAAFFNQVAPALAAGNSVVLKPAEHTPLTATYMALLALEAGIPPGVLNVVHGAGAVGSALVAHPGVNRLSFTGSVNTGRALAAAAAQTFKKVNIELGGKSPVVVFPDADLDLAASTAAGSVWNNSGQVCTAGSRTLVHRDIYDDFLERAVKVSENLTVGHAFDEAVDLGPLITPQQRDKVRSYVDIGRAEGATVRLAGGAPDSGGNFQAPVIFADVDMSMRVAREEIFGPVMSVIPFDTEDQAYRIANDTEFGLAAGVFTRDIARVERAADVLDAGTVWINCYQVLDAAVSFGGAKYSGYGRSLGSPALEEYTRRKSVWSRRYR, from the coding sequence ATGACCGCAACCGGCCATCACCGATCCAGCGTCGACGGCACCGAAGTCGACGCCCGTGCCGCGGCATTCCTCTCGGCGGGGACGATCCCGCACGTGATCGAGGGAGAACGCCGCATGTCACGGGTCGGCGGGGAGCGGCCGATCATGAATCCTTCGACCGGGAACCAGATCGGTGTGGTCGCCGACGGCGACGCCGACGATCTCGACGACGCGGTCCGCAGTGCCCGCGCCGCATTCGAGGACGGGCGCTGGCGCCTGCTGGCCCCGCGTGAGAAGGAGGAGCGACTCCATCGGCTCGCCGACCTGATCGCCGAACAGCGCGAGGTGACCGGCGACCTCGACGGGCTCGACGCCGGGATCGTGCGCAAGTACGCGTCGTTCGTCTCCCAGGCGTCGATCAACGCCCTGCGCTACTACGCGGGCTGGCCCACCAAGATCTCCGGTCACATGCCGCCGGTCGGGCCCGACTACACCGTCACCGAGCGGATCGAACCGATCGGCGTCATGGGGGTCATCAAGCCGTGGAACGGACCGGCGGCCTTCTTCAACCAGGTCGCCCCGGCGCTCGCGGCCGGCAACTCTGTCGTGCTCAAGCCGGCCGAACACACTCCTCTCACCGCCACGTACATGGCCCTGCTCGCCCTCGAGGCCGGCATTCCGCCCGGTGTGCTGAACGTGGTCCACGGAGCCGGCGCGGTAGGCAGCGCGCTGGTCGCGCACCCCGGGGTCAATCGACTGTCCTTCACCGGTTCGGTCAACACCGGGCGAGCACTCGCCGCCGCGGCTGCGCAGACATTCAAGAAGGTGAACATCGAACTCGGCGGCAAGTCGCCGGTGGTCGTCTTCCCGGATGCGGATCTCGATCTGGCGGCATCGACGGCCGCGGGGTCGGTGTGGAACAACTCCGGTCAGGTCTGTACCGCCGGTTCGCGCACTCTGGTGCACCGCGACATCTACGACGACTTCCTCGAGCGCGCCGTGAAGGTGTCCGAAAACCTCACCGTCGGTCACGCTTTCGACGAAGCGGTCGATCTCGGACCCTTGATCACGCCGCAGCAGCGCGACAAGGTCCGCTCCTATGTGGACATCGGACGGGCCGAAGGAGCCACGGTCAGACTCGCGGGTGGGGCGCCCGACTCGGGCGGCAACTTCCAGGCGCCGGTGATCTTTGCCGACGTCGACATGTCGATGCGGGTGGCTCGGGAGGAGATCTTCGGCCCGGTGATGTCGGTCATCCCGTTCGACACCGAGGACCAGGCGTATCGAATCGCCAACGACACCGAGTTCGGTCTGGCGGCAGGGGTGTTCACGCGCGACATCGCACGCGTCGAACGAGCTGCCGACGTCCTGGACGCCGGCACGGTGTGGATCAACTGCTACCAGGTACTCGATGCGGCGGTGTCCTTCGGCGGCGCGAAGTACTCGGGATACGGCCGCAGCCTGGGGTCGCCTGCGCTGGAGGAGTACACGCGTCGCAAGTCGGTGTGGTCTCGCCGCTACCGATGA
- a CDS encoding FAD-dependent oxidoreductase, which produces MKLNNRTSAPRGRVGSAAELDVPTEIDVIVVGSGASGMAAALSAAAKGAAVLVLESEDLVGGTSAISGGAIWVPNHQYSYGALGTSDSREEGRVYLLGEGRDATLDTKVIDTFLDTAPAVAHFVEERTGLRWIPVAWPDYTSDIRGASNFRALFPAPWSPVGLGDDTSVVRPPKKSGMARNPLPLWLMNGIQSVWLGGYALIGALLEGCLDLGVQVRTRSRVTRLVTEAGVVTGVEIQTAGGDTTISARRGVILASGGFEGSTDLTSKYLGGEFPVQVSVKGHVGDAVQMVTDVGADLVGMDQAWWMPGIQVPGEELDGRPISRLVQGERALPHTIMVNRHGQRFGNEAASYNDLGAVMRAADPESGEMVNETAWMIFDEYYHERYAFLGTQPGGEYPPNVESAPTLEALARKCGIDPAGLAETVRDFNPEAAKGRDPWFGRGTTTFERFFGDHNPFLGRLSWNAWSPRLAERSRATLAKLIGPIAGFVMAHFSRSRRGDLMRRCLVRPLAMIMRPALKNPASGALGPIDRPPYYAVKVEASAIGTLGGPRTDEKGRVLNLEGDPIQGLYAAGNVGGATTLGFYGGAGGTIVLGVVFGYLAGEDAASRPV; this is translated from the coding sequence ATGAAGCTGAACAATCGTACCTCTGCACCTCGAGGAAGAGTCGGCTCAGCCGCCGAACTCGACGTTCCCACCGAGATCGACGTCATCGTCGTCGGTTCCGGTGCCTCAGGCATGGCCGCAGCGTTGAGCGCAGCAGCAAAGGGGGCCGCCGTCCTGGTTCTGGAATCCGAGGACCTCGTCGGCGGCACTTCCGCGATCTCCGGTGGCGCCATCTGGGTCCCGAACCACCAGTACTCCTATGGCGCGCTCGGTACCTCGGATTCTCGCGAGGAGGGCCGCGTCTATCTTCTCGGAGAGGGCCGTGACGCCACTCTCGACACCAAGGTCATCGACACCTTCCTCGATACCGCGCCGGCCGTTGCGCACTTCGTCGAAGAGCGAACAGGTCTGCGGTGGATACCGGTCGCCTGGCCGGACTACACCTCGGACATCCGTGGGGCGTCGAATTTCCGTGCCCTGTTCCCCGCGCCGTGGTCGCCCGTAGGGCTCGGTGACGACACGTCGGTGGTGCGTCCGCCGAAGAAGTCCGGCATGGCGCGCAATCCGCTGCCGCTCTGGCTGATGAACGGCATCCAGAGTGTGTGGCTCGGCGGATATGCACTGATCGGGGCGCTACTGGAGGGATGTCTCGACCTCGGAGTGCAGGTCCGCACCCGCAGCCGCGTGACCCGCCTGGTGACCGAAGCCGGAGTCGTCACCGGCGTCGAGATCCAGACCGCCGGCGGCGACACGACGATATCGGCGCGGCGCGGCGTCATCCTCGCCTCGGGAGGTTTCGAGGGCTCGACCGATCTGACGTCCAAATACCTGGGAGGTGAATTCCCCGTCCAGGTCAGCGTCAAGGGCCATGTCGGGGACGCCGTGCAGATGGTGACCGATGTCGGTGCCGATCTCGTCGGCATGGACCAGGCCTGGTGGATGCCCGGCATCCAGGTACCCGGGGAGGAACTGGACGGTAGGCCCATCAGTCGCCTGGTCCAGGGCGAACGCGCACTCCCGCACACGATCATGGTCAATCGACACGGCCAACGGTTCGGCAACGAGGCGGCGTCGTACAACGACCTCGGCGCAGTCATGCGCGCTGCCGATCCCGAGAGCGGCGAAATGGTCAACGAGACCGCCTGGATGATCTTCGACGAGTACTACCACGAGCGCTACGCCTTCCTCGGCACCCAGCCGGGTGGGGAGTACCCGCCCAACGTGGAGTCCGCGCCCACCCTCGAGGCACTTGCACGCAAGTGCGGAATCGACCCGGCCGGCCTTGCCGAGACCGTCCGCGACTTCAACCCGGAGGCAGCGAAGGGACGCGATCCGTGGTTCGGTCGCGGCACGACGACCTTTGAGCGGTTCTTCGGAGACCACAACCCCTTCTTGGGAAGACTGTCGTGGAACGCATGGTCGCCACGTCTGGCCGAGCGCAGTCGCGCCACCCTCGCGAAGCTGATCGGCCCGATCGCCGGTTTCGTGATGGCCCATTTCTCCCGCTCCCGGCGAGGGGACCTCATGCGCCGATGCCTGGTGCGTCCACTCGCGATGATCATGCGACCCGCCCTGAAGAATCCGGCCTCGGGAGCGCTGGGCCCGATCGATCGGCCTCCGTACTACGCGGTCAAGGTCGAGGCGAGTGCGATCGGCACACTGGGTGGCCCACGCACCGATGAGAAGGGGCGCGTCCTCAATCTCGAGGGCGACCCGATCCAAGGGCTCTACGCTGCCGGGAATGTCGGCGGCGCAACCACTCTCGGATTCTACGGCGGCGCCGGTGGCACCATCGTGCTCGGTGTCGTGTTCGGCTACCTCGCCGGCGAAGACGCCGCCTCGCGGCCGGTGTGA
- a CDS encoding enoyl-CoA hydratase, which translates to MTETNPGLITYETREAIAYVTLNRPEYSNAQNSAMTYAIDDALVRAVEDDDVKAIVLSGAGKHFCAGHDIGTPGRDVDQSFDRRALIYWDHVGREGVDSRFARESEVYLGMCRRWREIPKPMIAKVHGACIAGGLMLAWACDFIVASDDAFFSDPVVKMGIPGVEYFAHPWVMSPRTAKEFLFTGDRFDATRALAAGLVNQVVARDELDDRVDAIAARIATMPAFGLALAKKAVNQAEDLQGFRSGLDSVFGLHHMGHAHNAEVAGDSLSGMDARGMKG; encoded by the coding sequence ATGACAGAAACGAATCCCGGCCTCATCACCTACGAGACCCGCGAAGCGATCGCATACGTGACGCTCAACCGGCCCGAGTACTCCAACGCACAGAACTCCGCGATGACCTACGCCATCGATGACGCTCTCGTCCGCGCGGTCGAGGACGACGACGTGAAGGCCATCGTCCTGTCCGGCGCCGGCAAGCACTTCTGTGCCGGACACGACATCGGCACACCGGGGCGCGATGTCGACCAGAGCTTCGACCGGCGCGCGCTCATCTACTGGGATCATGTCGGCCGCGAGGGCGTGGACTCCCGCTTCGCCCGCGAGTCCGAGGTCTACCTGGGCATGTGCCGCAGGTGGCGCGAGATCCCCAAGCCGATGATCGCGAAGGTCCACGGCGCATGCATAGCCGGCGGTCTGATGCTTGCCTGGGCGTGCGACTTCATCGTCGCCTCGGACGATGCGTTCTTCTCCGACCCGGTCGTCAAGATGGGCATCCCGGGCGTCGAGTACTTCGCGCACCCCTGGGTGATGAGCCCTCGTACGGCCAAGGAGTTCCTGTTCACCGGTGACCGTTTCGATGCCACTCGCGCACTGGCCGCGGGTTTGGTGAACCAGGTCGTGGCGCGTGACGAACTCGACGACCGCGTCGACGCCATCGCCGCGAGGATCGCGACGATGCCGGCTTTCGGCCTGGCTTTGGCCAAGAAGGCGGTCAATCAGGCCGAAGATCTGCAAGGCTTCCGGTCTGGACTCGATTCGGTGTTCGGGCTCCATCACATGGGCCACGCGCACAACGCCGAGGTCGCAGGTGATTCGCTGAGTGGAATGGATGCGCGCGGCATGAAAGGTTGA